In the genome of Patescibacteria group bacterium, one region contains:
- a CDS encoding 50S ribosomal protein L25 — protein MLTLEFQKREPADTLHKVRSENNVPAVFYGPKEDSTPISIKQADFKKVWKEAGESSIIILKNGTEEHEALIKEIDLHPVSGVVRHADFYVIEKGKKLQVTVQLEFIGISEMVKSGAGSLTKVLHEVEVEAMPKDLPHDLEVDISSLTTLDSQILASDIKLPAGVELITNPEEVVAAISAARDETEEEVVVALDPSKIELSVEKGKADEEEGAGDKE, from the coding sequence ATGCTTACCTTAGAATTTCAAAAGCGAGAACCCGCTGATACGCTTCATAAAGTACGGTCTGAAAACAACGTGCCTGCTGTTTTCTACGGCCCTAAGGAAGATTCAACCCCTATTTCTATTAAACAAGCTGACTTCAAGAAAGTTTGGAAAGAAGCAGGAGAATCTTCAATTATTATCCTTAAGAATGGCACAGAAGAACACGAAGCTCTTATCAAAGAGATCGATCTTCACCCTGTAAGTGGAGTAGTGCGACATGCAGATTTTTATGTAATTGAAAAAGGTAAAAAGCTCCAAGTTACCGTTCAGCTCGAATTTATCGGTATTTCAGAAATGGTTAAGAGTGGTGCAGGAAGTCTAACAAAGGTACTTCACGAAGTTGAAGTTGAGGCTATGCCTAAGGATCTCCCTCATGATCTTGAAGTAGATATCTCATCACTTACAACTTTGGATAGTCAGATCCTCGCTAGTGACATCAAGCTTCCAGCAGGAGTAGAACTTATTACAAACCCTGAAGAAGTAGTAGCCGCTATCTCAGCAGCTCGAGATGAAACAGAAGAAGAAGTTGTCGTAGCCCTTGATCCTTCAAAGATTGAACTCTCAGTAGAGAAAGGTAAGGCAGACGAAGAAGAAGGCGCTGGTGACAAAGAATAA